Proteins found in one Vagococcus carniphilus genomic segment:
- a CDS encoding LPXTG cell wall anchor domain-containing protein — protein sequence MKKKLIFVGIVSSILFSVNVLAEEVGQVANSVEAQTVVKEKEEDVAVDTKVLVDATTYYSIDQQKLAVGKSAKLSVKPILGVEVTGEFKEYKNEIIEVKKDGTVVALKEGTTDFAPNFLLSNETKQKIKEAYIKQPGNEKVKIETIALSHRDIAQIFKMEVGNPTETKKHQIDITPSFSIDKEKLEVGESGKVSIAPIEGVALKGKYKPSKNDFIELKEDGTYTALKPNKQAVLTPFFEISEESLASIKKAYKEKPGNEGIPDEDITFYQREMLQVFHIEIEKVVVPINWTVGIDKTTIKVGETAQLSLASQHGYAPKVDYPLNEENKFVKVTKEGVVTGVKVGKASINTTFNGLSKEEENKIKEAFIKEKKLTNLTIEDLEIGPRPTNITSVGVEVVAASTGGGNNSGGNTTSKKTYAPVKKLPKTGERQTFITIISGFILIVASSFYLNKRNKQELD from the coding sequence ATGAAAAAGAAATTGATATTTGTTGGAATTGTTTCTTCTATCCTTTTTTCAGTTAATGTATTAGCTGAGGAAGTTGGTCAAGTTGCTAACTCAGTAGAAGCTCAAACTGTGGTGAAGGAAAAAGAAGAAGATGTTGCAGTTGATACGAAAGTACTAGTTGATGCAACTACGTATTATTCAATTGATCAACAAAAACTTGCGGTAGGTAAATCAGCCAAGTTAAGTGTGAAACCTATTTTAGGTGTAGAGGTAACAGGTGAATTTAAAGAGTATAAGAATGAAATTATTGAGGTGAAAAAAGACGGAACAGTCGTAGCTCTTAAAGAAGGTACGACAGACTTTGCACCAAATTTTCTTTTATCTAATGAAACTAAGCAAAAGATTAAAGAAGCCTATATTAAACAACCAGGTAATGAGAAGGTAAAAATTGAAACTATTGCTTTGAGTCATAGAGATATTGCACAAATTTTTAAAATGGAAGTAGGAAATCCAACAGAAACTAAAAAACATCAAATTGATATCACACCAAGTTTTTCAATCGATAAGGAGAAACTTGAAGTTGGAGAAAGTGGTAAAGTATCGATTGCTCCAATCGAAGGTGTGGCTTTAAAAGGTAAATATAAACCATCTAAAAATGATTTTATTGAATTAAAAGAAGATGGGACTTATACAGCGTTGAAACCTAATAAACAAGCCGTACTCACTCCGTTTTTTGAAATATCAGAAGAATCATTAGCGAGTATTAAAAAGGCATACAAAGAAAAACCGGGTAATGAAGGAATTCCAGACGAAGATATAACTTTCTATCAGAGAGAGATGCTACAAGTATTTCATATTGAAATAGAAAAAGTAGTTGTTCCGATTAATTGGACAGTAGGTATCGACAAAACAACGATAAAAGTTGGCGAAACTGCACAATTGTCATTAGCTTCTCAACATGGCTATGCACCAAAAGTGGATTACCCATTAAATGAAGAGAATAAATTTGTAAAAGTTACTAAAGAAGGTGTTGTCACTGGTGTGAAAGTTGGTAAAGCAAGTATCAACACAACATTTAATGGTTTATCAAAAGAAGAAGAGAATAAAATTAAAGAAGCTTTTATTAAAGAAAAGAAACTAACCAATTTAACGATTGAAGATTTGGAAATAGGTCCAAGACCTACAAATATCACTTCTGTTGGTGTTGAAGTAGTTGCTGCTTCAACTGGTGGTGGTAATAATTCAGGAGGCAATACAACTAGCAAGAAAACCTATGCTCCTGTCAAAAAATTACCTAAAACAGGTGAAAGACAAACTTTTATTACTATCATAAGTGGTTTCATTTTGATAGTTGCTTCTAGCTTTTATCTTAATAAAAGAAATAAGCAAGAATTAGATTAA
- a CDS encoding peptide MFS transporter, producing MNDVATQPSKKRPASFYFCSLSFTFERMAYYSAKWLLYYFLITAAVNGGLGISKGEAAILQANLVAYTYLAPVFGGFIADRFIGARYLIPLGAFIMAIGYYVGSIGTSPGMMNLMVFLVAVGTGFFKGNLSAITGQLFDDKDELDAAFSTQYSFVNIGSLIGTTIIPILVYKTFASNETFGFSQGFLFASIICFVCGVWFIIGWRFLGDAGKRPFKEGKVEEKKDTVKEPLTKLEKKRVLAIILVSFFSVIFWLFWYMSYLSVYDYMDKFTNTQMGSIKFETAWFDSLNGLWCIALGPILAILWMKLSARPQGDMSLFKKLGIGLLFLGSSYLMLIAAEFQRGVGAGEEAKASLIWIILFSILLSLGEMFFSPLGNSFITKYAPKRILSVMMGVWIIASFLAGKGYGYMYAFVLKFDMMQAYVGIPIVLIIAAALLFIFNNKFTSLVEGNEDDHAEEAN from the coding sequence ATGAATGATGTTGCTACTCAGCCGTCAAAAAAACGACCGGCTTCCTTTTATTTTTGTTCACTTTCTTTTACTTTTGAACGTATGGCTTATTACTCTGCCAAATGGTTACTTTATTATTTTCTAATCACCGCGGCAGTCAACGGTGGTCTTGGTATCAGTAAAGGGGAAGCTGCGATTTTACAAGCTAACCTTGTTGCTTATACTTATCTTGCGCCTGTTTTTGGTGGCTTTATTGCCGACCGTTTCATCGGAGCACGTTACTTAATACCTCTTGGTGCTTTTATTATGGCTATTGGTTATTATGTAGGTTCCATTGGTACAAGTCCTGGAATGATGAACTTGATGGTCTTTCTAGTTGCAGTTGGGACTGGTTTTTTCAAAGGTAATTTATCTGCGATTACTGGTCAACTCTTTGATGACAAAGACGAACTAGATGCTGCCTTTTCAACCCAGTATTCTTTTGTTAACATAGGCTCTTTAATCGGAACAACAATTATTCCGATTCTTGTTTATAAAACATTTGCTTCTAATGAGACTTTTGGTTTCTCTCAAGGATTCTTATTTGCCTCAATCATTTGTTTTGTCTGTGGTGTTTGGTTTATTATTGGCTGGCGTTTCCTTGGAGATGCTGGTAAACGACCTTTCAAAGAAGGTAAAGTTGAAGAGAAAAAAGACACAGTTAAAGAACCTTTAACTAAACTTGAGAAAAAACGTGTTTTAGCGATTATCTTAGTATCATTCTTCTCAGTTATTTTCTGGTTATTCTGGTACATGTCTTATCTATCTGTTTATGATTACATGGATAAATTCACTAATACTCAAATGGGAAGTATCAAATTTGAAACAGCCTGGTTTGATTCTCTTAACGGATTATGGTGTATTGCCTTAGGTCCAATCTTAGCTATTCTTTGGATGAAACTATCAGCCAGACCACAAGGTGATATGAGTTTATTTAAAAAACTGGGAATTGGTTTACTATTCCTAGGAAGTTCTTACTTAATGTTAATTGCCGCTGAATTCCAACGTGGTGTTGGAGCAGGTGAAGAAGCTAAAGCAAGCTTAATTTGGATAATTTTATTCTCCATTCTGCTTTCTTTAGGAGAAATGTTCTTCTCTCCATTAGGTAACTCATTTATTACTAAATATGCTCCTAAGAGAATTTTATCAGTAATGATGGGTGTTTGGATTATCGCTTCATTCTTAGCTGGTAAAGGCTATGGATATATGTATGCATTTGTCTTAAAATTCGACATGATGCAAGCTTACGTTGGTATCCCGATTGTCTTAATTATTGCAGCTGCTCTTCTATTCATCTTTAACAACAAGTTTACTTCTCTTGTTGAAGGTAATGAAGATGACCATGCAGAAGAAGCTAATTAA
- a CDS encoding M24 family metallopeptidase, translating into MKTNRAEKMLLEMRQENVGQLLISDPATIFYLTGYWIHPGERLLVLVLSDSGEHTLVVNKLFPITEDLGLNLVYIDDTDDAVEKVLEHVYTDKKIGIDKNWPSKFLLQLLNKKPGAKLINGSDITDKVRAIKGEDELELMRDVSKDNDNAITQLKNLVPLELDELEMTDRLAAIYKELGNSGFSFDPIIAYGANGADPHHMTDNSTVKPGDSIILDIGGVKNSYCSDMTRTYFYKEVSEKSRDVYETCLEANKRAIAMIKPGVRFCDIDAAARDYITEKGYGEYFTHRTGHFIGIECHETGDVSGSNTAVAEPGMIFSVEPGIYIPGEVGVRIEDLIICTEDGYENLNHVSKELEIIG; encoded by the coding sequence ATGAAAACAAATCGTGCAGAAAAAATGCTTTTAGAAATGCGTCAAGAAAATGTTGGTCAATTATTAATTTCAGATCCAGCAACTATTTTTTATTTAACAGGTTATTGGATTCATCCTGGAGAGCGTTTACTTGTTCTTGTGTTATCTGATTCTGGTGAACACACATTAGTTGTTAATAAGCTTTTCCCTATCACAGAAGACTTAGGTTTAAACCTTGTCTACATTGATGATACTGATGACGCAGTAGAAAAAGTATTAGAACATGTTTACACAGATAAAAAAATTGGCATCGACAAAAACTGGCCTTCTAAATTCTTATTACAATTATTAAATAAAAAACCGGGTGCCAAATTAATTAATGGTTCTGATATCACTGATAAAGTTCGTGCAATTAAAGGTGAAGACGAATTAGAACTAATGAGAGACGTATCAAAAGATAACGATAACGCTATTACTCAACTTAAAAACTTAGTTCCTTTAGAATTAGATGAATTAGAAATGACTGATCGTTTAGCTGCTATCTATAAAGAATTAGGAAACAGTGGCTTCTCATTTGACCCAATTATTGCTTACGGGGCAAATGGTGCTGACCCTCACCACATGACAGACAACTCAACTGTTAAACCTGGTGACAGCATTATCTTAGACATCGGTGGCGTTAAAAATTCTTACTGTTCAGATATGACTCGTACTTATTTCTATAAAGAAGTATCAGAAAAAAGCCGTGACGTATACGAAACTTGTTTAGAAGCTAATAAACGTGCTATTGCAATGATTAAACCAGGCGTTAGATTCTGTGATATCGATGCAGCTGCTCGTGATTACATCACTGAAAAAGGATACGGCGAATACTTCACACATAGAACTGGTCACTTTATCGGAATTGAATGTCATGAAACAGGAGACGTTTCAGGTTCAAACACTGCTGTAGCAGAACCAGGCATGATTTTCTCAGTTGAACCAGGTATCTATATTCCAGGTGAAGTTGGGGTTCGTATTGAAGACTTAATCATTTGTACTGAAGACGGTTATGAAAACTTAAACCATGTTTCTAAAGAATTAGAAATTATTGGTTAA
- the sufD gene encoding Fe-S cluster assembly protein SufD translates to MKPIELKDYLDDITLFSSSQEEPQWMLDLRLNALEKAAELDLPKIERVKIHRWPLMNVGSLNEEVLGNPVLPSFDEMEDNPMIIQGRTTTMYEQMPVELSEQGVIFTDIFTALREHGDLVKEYFMTKAVPVEEDRLTAFHAAMMNGGVFLYAPKNVVVKDAFESLFFQNMGDNSAWVKHVLIVAEENSEITYLERLHSEGETSEKLSANVVVEVIAKRGSKVKFAAIDRLGKEISTYMNRRAYIMRDASVDWALGIMNDGDVVADFDSDLVGEGSHSEVKVVAISSGRQTQGIDTRVTNKASHSVGNILQHGVILDRGTLTFNGIGHILKGAKGADAQQESRVLMLSDKARGDANPILLIDEFEVTAGHAASAGRLDPEELYYLMSRGLPQKEAERLVTRGFLGSVITAIPVKAVREEFVEVIDRKLAE, encoded by the coding sequence ATGAAACCAATAGAATTAAAAGATTATCTTGACGACATCACATTATTTTCAAGCAGTCAGGAAGAACCACAATGGATGCTAGACTTGCGTTTAAACGCCTTAGAAAAAGCAGCCGAACTAGATTTACCAAAAATTGAACGCGTGAAAATTCACCGTTGGCCATTAATGAATGTAGGAAGTTTAAACGAAGAAGTTTTAGGCAATCCTGTTTTACCTAGCTTTGACGAGATGGAAGACAATCCAATGATCATTCAAGGTAGAACCACAACAATGTACGAACAAATGCCTGTTGAATTAAGTGAGCAAGGCGTTATCTTTACAGATATTTTTACAGCATTAAGAGAACATGGAGATCTTGTTAAAGAGTATTTCATGACAAAAGCAGTTCCTGTTGAGGAAGACCGTTTAACTGCATTCCATGCCGCTATGATGAATGGTGGGGTATTCCTTTATGCCCCTAAAAATGTTGTTGTAAAAGACGCATTCGAATCTTTATTCTTCCAAAATATGGGAGATAACAGTGCGTGGGTTAAACACGTTTTAATTGTTGCTGAAGAAAACAGTGAAATTACTTATCTTGAAAGACTTCATTCAGAAGGCGAAACAAGTGAAAAATTATCAGCTAACGTTGTAGTAGAAGTTATTGCTAAACGTGGATCAAAAGTAAAATTTGCTGCAATCGATCGTCTTGGAAAAGAAATCAGCACTTATATGAATCGTCGTGCTTATATTATGCGAGACGCTAGTGTGGATTGGGCATTAGGTATTATGAATGATGGCGATGTTGTTGCTGACTTTGACTCAGATTTAGTGGGCGAAGGCTCTCATTCAGAAGTAAAAGTAGTAGCTATCAGCTCTGGTCGTCAAACTCAAGGAATTGATACTCGTGTAACGAATAAAGCCTCTCATTCAGTTGGAAATATTTTACAACATGGGGTTATTTTAGATAGAGGAACATTAACCTTTAACGGAATTGGTCATATTCTTAAAGGAGCTAAAGGAGCTGACGCGCAACAAGAAAGTCGTGTGTTAATGCTTTCTGATAAAGCTCGCGGAGATGCTAACCCAATTCTATTAATTGATGAATTTGAAGTAACAGCAGGACACGCCGCAAGTGCTGGCCGTTTAGATCCTGAAGAATTATATTATTTAATGAGTCGTGGTTTACCACAAAAAGAAGCAGAAAGATTAGTAACAAGAGGTTTCTTAGGCTCAGTTATTACTGCAATCCCAGTGAAAGCTGTTCGTGAAGAATTTGTAGAAGTGATTGATAGAAAGCTGGCTGAATAA
- the sufC gene encoding Fe-S cluster assembly ATPase SufC gives MSVLEIKNLHVSIEDKEILKGVNLTMKTGEIHAIMGPNGTGKSTLSAAIMGNPNYDVTEGEILLDGENVLEMEVDERARAGLFLAVQYPSEIPGITNAEFMRAAINSKRAEDDKMSVMDFLDKLDEKMALLDMPEEMAERYLNEGFSGGEKKRNEILQLLMLEPTFAILDEIDSGLDIDALQVVSKGVNEMRGDNFGSLIITHYQRLLNYIVPDVVHIMMEGRVVKTGGAELAKRLEAEGYKGISEELGIKFEEEE, from the coding sequence ATGTCCGTTTTAGAGATAAAAAACTTACATGTTTCAATTGAAGACAAAGAAATTTTAAAAGGTGTTAACTTAACCATGAAAACTGGCGAAATTCATGCCATCATGGGACCTAACGGAACGGGTAAATCAACGTTATCTGCTGCTATTATGGGTAATCCAAATTACGACGTAACAGAAGGAGAAATTCTTTTAGACGGTGAAAACGTTTTAGAAATGGAAGTAGATGAGCGCGCTCGTGCTGGTCTATTCTTAGCCGTTCAATACCCAAGCGAAATCCCAGGAATTACAAATGCTGAATTCATGCGCGCTGCTATTAACTCAAAACGTGCAGAAGACGACAAAATGTCTGTTATGGATTTCTTAGATAAATTAGATGAAAAAATGGCTCTTTTAGATATGCCTGAAGAAATGGCTGAAAGATACCTAAACGAAGGCTTCTCTGGTGGAGAGAAAAAACGTAACGAAATTTTACAATTATTAATGTTAGAACCAACATTTGCGATTTTAGATGAAATTGACTCAGGTCTTGATATTGATGCTCTTCAAGTTGTATCAAAAGGCGTTAATGAAATGCGTGGAGATAACTTTGGTTCATTAATCATTACTCACTATCAACGTCTATTAAACTACATCGTGCCTGATGTGGTTCATATTATGATGGAAGGCCGCGTTGTTAAAACAGGCGGAGCAGAACTTGCTAAACGCCTTGAAGCTGAAGGATACAAAGGAATCAGTGAAGAATTAGGCATTAAGTTTGAAGAAGAGGAATAA